From a single Anoplolepis gracilipes chromosome 3, ASM4749672v1, whole genome shotgun sequence genomic region:
- the Ostgamma gene encoding dolichyl-diphosphooligosaccharide--protein glycosyltransferase subunit TUSC3 isoform X1, translated as MMKYKLYITFLVLFVLSLSYVTCQYRTKNNQGSSLTERVQQLMEMAMKRSVLKFNGPKFKQYIKATPRNYSIVVMFTAMAPQRQCQICRHANDEFTIVANSFRYSQVYSNKLFFVSIDFDEGSDVFQLMRLNTAPVYMHFPPKGKPKTADTMDIQRVGFAAEAIAKWIGERTDIQIRVFRPPNYSGTVAVVMLLVLIGGFLYLRRNNLDFIYNKTIWGLGALFFSLTMTSGQMWNHIRGPPFIHKSPNGNVAYIHGSSQGQFVLETYIVMVINGAVVLGMILMTEAAARKGDVKKRRIFAVIGLGLVAIFFSLLLSIFRNKAQGYPYSLLFK; from the exons ATGATGAagtataaactttatattacatttctgGTTCTATTCGTTTTGAGTTTAAGTTATGTCACCTGTCAGTACAGAACGAAAAAC AATCAAGGTTCCTCCTTGACCGAACGTGTGCAACAATTAATGGAAATGGCTATGAAGAGATCAGTATTGAAATTCAATGGACCAAAATTTAAGCAATATATCAAAGCCACTCCGAGAAATTATTCTATCGTAGTCATGTTTACTGCCATGGCACCTCAGAGGCAATGTCAGATTTGCAG ACATGCCAATGACGAATTTACAATAGTAGCCAATTCATTTCGGTATTCTCAAGTGTACTCCAACAAGTTATTCTTTGTTTCCATTGACTTTGACGAAGGATCAGATGTGTTTCAATTG ATGAGGCTGAACACTGCGCCagtatatatgcattttccACCTAAAGGGAAACCAAAAACTGCTGATACTATGGATATCCAGAGAGTAGGATTTGCTGCAGAAGCGATAGCGAAATGGATTGGTGAACGCACAGATATTCAG ATCAGAGTATTTAGACCACCAAATTATTCTGGCACAGTAGCAGTAGTAATGTTGCTAGTTCTTATAGGAGGTTTCTTATATCTCAGACGTAACAACTTGgactttatttataacaaaactaTTTGGGGACTTGGTGCTTTG TTCTTCAGTTTAACTATGACATCTGGACAAATGTGGAATCATATTAGAGGTCCACCTTTTATTCATAAGTCACCAAATGGAAATGTAGCGTATATTCATGGATCTTCTCAAGGACAATTTGTGTTGGAAACCTACATTGTTATGGTTATAA atggaGCAGTAGTGTTAGGAATGATTCTAATGACAGAAGCTGCAGCTCGTAAAGGTGATGTTAAAAAACGTAGGATATTTGCTGTGATAGGTTTGGGATTAGTCGCAATTTTCTTTAGTCTTCTTCTATCAATATTCAGGAACAAAGCACAAGGCTATCCATATag CTTATTGTTCAAATAG
- the Ostgamma gene encoding dolichyl-diphosphooligosaccharide--protein glycosyltransferase subunit TUSC3 isoform X2: MMKYKLYITFLVLFVLSLSYVTCQYRTKNNQGSSLTERVQQLMEMAMKRSVLKFNGPKFKQYIKATPRNYSIVVMFTAMAPQRQCQICRHANDEFTIVANSFRYSQVYSNKLFFVSIDFDEGSDVFQLMRLNTAPVYMHFPPKGKPKTADTMDIQRVGFAAEAIAKWIGERTDIQIRVFRPPNYSGTVAVVMLLVLIGGFLYLRRNNLDFIYNKTIWGLGALFFSLTMTSGQMWNHIRGPPFIHKSPNGNVAYIHGSSQGQFVLETYIVMVINGAVVLGMILMTEAAARKGDVKKRRIFAVIGLGLVAIFFSLLLSIFRNKAQGYPYREE; this comes from the exons ATGATGAagtataaactttatattacatttctgGTTCTATTCGTTTTGAGTTTAAGTTATGTCACCTGTCAGTACAGAACGAAAAAC AATCAAGGTTCCTCCTTGACCGAACGTGTGCAACAATTAATGGAAATGGCTATGAAGAGATCAGTATTGAAATTCAATGGACCAAAATTTAAGCAATATATCAAAGCCACTCCGAGAAATTATTCTATCGTAGTCATGTTTACTGCCATGGCACCTCAGAGGCAATGTCAGATTTGCAG ACATGCCAATGACGAATTTACAATAGTAGCCAATTCATTTCGGTATTCTCAAGTGTACTCCAACAAGTTATTCTTTGTTTCCATTGACTTTGACGAAGGATCAGATGTGTTTCAATTG ATGAGGCTGAACACTGCGCCagtatatatgcattttccACCTAAAGGGAAACCAAAAACTGCTGATACTATGGATATCCAGAGAGTAGGATTTGCTGCAGAAGCGATAGCGAAATGGATTGGTGAACGCACAGATATTCAG ATCAGAGTATTTAGACCACCAAATTATTCTGGCACAGTAGCAGTAGTAATGTTGCTAGTTCTTATAGGAGGTTTCTTATATCTCAGACGTAACAACTTGgactttatttataacaaaactaTTTGGGGACTTGGTGCTTTG TTCTTCAGTTTAACTATGACATCTGGACAAATGTGGAATCATATTAGAGGTCCACCTTTTATTCATAAGTCACCAAATGGAAATGTAGCGTATATTCATGGATCTTCTCAAGGACAATTTGTGTTGGAAACCTACATTGTTATGGTTATAA atggaGCAGTAGTGTTAGGAATGATTCTAATGACAGAAGCTGCAGCTCGTAAAGGTGATGTTAAAAAACGTAGGATATTTGCTGTGATAGGTTTGGGATTAGTCGCAATTTTCTTTAGTCTTCTTCTATCAATATTCAGGAACAAAGCACAAGGCTATCCATATag GGAAGAATAA
- the LOC140663690 gene encoding polyprenal reductase: MDINILRYLFIAFALHMLLCGLLSEYIYSYLPIVIRDVHYSKYAIAKKRNTIIENLNVPKKWYRHFYIFSGPASTITLCLISYKFLFNGTISESVFALLDMFLGTSRKPLIPAENVILAIVILNIQCWKRVYETCYVNIFSDQKMNLSVYFVGFIHYAGIFLCIIGESKGFIRDSHTSLQLHKLTIIALICMLICLYSLYIQFKSNFILAKLRKNQHGDVTYEYKIPFGGLFKYISNPLQFTEIIMYIMLSVILWQASTFHYITVWVITNQLECAVLSHGWYHETFKNYPKERKILIPYIW, encoded by the exons ATggatataaacattttacgcTATTTATTCATTGCGTTTGCATTGCATATGTTATTATGTGGATTACTATCcgagtatatatattcgtatttACCTATAGTAATAAGAGATGTTCATTATAGCAAGTATGCTATCGCAAAGAAGCGTAACacgataatagaaaatttgaatGTGCCCAAAAA gTGGtatagacatttttatattttttctggaCCAGCATCTACTATTACACTTTGcttaatttcttacaaatttctatttaatggGACTATATCTGAAAGTGTATTCGCATTATTGGATATGTTTTTAGGAACATCAAGAAAACCATTAA taCCAGCAGAAAATGTAATCCTAGccattgttatattaaatatacaatgttGGAAAAGAGTTTATGAGACatgttatgttaatatatttagtgatcaaaaaatgaatttaagtGTTTATTTCGTTGGCTTTATACATTATGcaggaatatttttatgtattataggCGAATCTAAAGGATTTATTAGAg ATTCACATACAAGTTTACAGTTGcacaaattaacaattatagcATTAATCTGTATGCTTATATGTTTATACtcattatacatacaatttaagagtaattttattcttgCGAAATTACGTAAGAATCAACATGGTGATGTGACTTATGAGTACAAAATACCATTTGGTggattattcaaatatatatcaaatccATTGCaatttacagaaataattatgtacataatgtTATCTGTGATTCTTTGGCAAGCTTCTACATTTCATTATATCACTGTTTGGGTTATAACAAATCAG tTGGAATGTGCAGTTTTATCTCATGGGTGGTATCATGaaactttcaaaaattatccaaaagaaagaaagattttaattccATATATCTGGTAG